From the genome of Streptomyces ficellus:
CATCGCGACATTCGTCCCCCCATAGTGCGGGCATGACACGCACCTCCTCCCGTACGCGCACCACCGTCCGCGCCTGCGGTGCCCTCCTGTCCGCCGCCCTCCTCGCCGCCGCGCTCCAGGCCACGGCCGCCCCGCCCGCGTCGGCCGCGAAGCCCGACGGGCGCGGCGGCCCCGAGTGCGTGAGGACCGAGGGCCCCCTCCGCGGCGACGCCGCCCGGGTCATGGACATCGTGCGCAAGGCCAAGGGCGAACTCCGGCTCAAAGCCGTGAACGTACGGGTCGTCGACGACGGGCGCGAGATCGTCACCGACGCGCTCGGCGAGTCCATGACGAACGTCCCGGCCACGCCGGACATGCACTTCCGGGCCGGCTCGGTGGTGTTCTCCTACCTCGGCACGGTCCTCCTCCAACTGGTCGAGGAGGGCAGGGTCGGTCTCGACGACACCGTGGACCGCTGGCTCCCGAGCCTGCCGCACGCAGACAAGATCACCCTGCGGATGCTGGGCAGCGCCACCAGCGGCCTGCACGACTACGTCACCGACCCGAAGTTCGGGGCCGTACTGGAGGCGCACCCCTTCCGCCAGTGGACACCGAAGGAGCTGGTCGGCTACTCCCTCAGCCACCCGCTCTGGTACAAGCCCGGCACCAACTGGAGCTACTCGCACGCCAACTTCGTCCTCCTCGTCGCCGCGCTGGAGAAGATCACCGGCACCCGGGTGGACGAACTGGTGCGGCAACGCGTCACCGGGCCGCTGGGGCTGCACGACACCCGCAACAGCTTCACCCCCGACATCCCGGGCCCGGTCCTGCACGCCTTCACGTCCGATCGCGGACTGTACGAGGAGTCCACCTTCTGGAACCCCTCCTGGACCACCGCGCCCGGCGCCGTCATCACCAGCCACATCTGCGACCTGGCGCGGTCGGCCGAGGGCATCGGCAGCGGCGAACTCCTGTCGCGCCACGCCTACCGCACCCTGCTCGACCCGGGCACGGTCGGCCTCGGCCGCGCGACGAAGACCTGCCCGGCCACCGTCTGTCTGAAGCAGACCAAGGACCACCACTTCGGGCTCGGGGTCCTCGTGGTGAACGGCTGGGTGGTCCAGAACCCGTCGTTCTCCGGCTACGCGGCGATCAAGGCGTACCTGCCGTCCCAGCGGCTCGCCATCGCCGTCACCGCCACGCAGACCGCGACGACGCCCGACGGCAACACGGCGGAAGTGGTCGCCGAGCACATCGCCGCCGCACTGGCGCCCGGCGTCCCCCTGACGGTCCAGTGACGGCCGGCTGACGGCGGCCGGCCCTGTCGCCCGCCGCCCCGGCCGGGGCGGCGGGCCCGGCCGTACCGGTCAGCCGGCGGGCGGGAACACGAAGAAGCCCTTCTCCGTGCTCATGTAGCCGTACCCAGACCGCGAGAACAGCGGGACGTACTCCTCCGGCAGGCTCTTGGCGAGCACCTTCTTCGTCCTGCCGTCGACGGCGAGGTACACCGTCTCGCTGAACTGGTCCTCCTTCGTGACGCCGTACAGCACCCCGCCCGGGGAGAACCGCAGCGGCTGCATCGCGTTCTCCTCCTCCTTCTGCTTCCAGACCTCCTTGCCGTCGGCGGGCTGCCACACGGCCGTGCCGTCCTTCGTCTCCGCGGCGGCCAGGGTGCGGTCCGGGGAGAGCACCGAACGGCCCTCCATGTCGACGGTGTCGTGCGGGCTGTCGGCGTAGGAGTACGTCGTGGAGCCGCCGAGCTGCTTGCCGCTCGCGAGGTCGTACGTCGCCGTCACCCACGTGTCGGGCGACAAGGCACTGACGCCCCACGCGGTGAGGATCTTGCCGTCGCGGACCTCCATGACACGGAGGTTGCCCGTGGTCCGCTTGCCGTCCGTCAGCTCCACGCCCGCCGGCGGGGTGACGTCCGCGGTGCTCCACACCTTCTTGCCGGTGGCCAGCTCCGTCATGACGAGCTGCTCCGGCTTGTTCTCGTAGTTGGACGCGTTCTCCACGTGGAAGGCGTACTTCCCGGTGATCAGCGGGGCGTGGGCCTGGCTGCCGTCGATCTGGTTGCTGCGCGGGTCGTACGAGCACGACGCCAGCTGGCCGGTGCAGGTGACCTTCCGGGCCGCTCCGCCGTCGATGGGCGTCAGCTTCAGGCTCTCGTCGCCGTCCTGCTCGATGACGTGGCCCTCGGCGACGTGGAACTTGTCGCCCTCGCGCTGCGCCTTGCCCAGCTCGGTGCCGTCGCTGCCGTAGACGGTGACCGTGGTGGTGGTCTTCTCCGCGCTCAGGCCGTCGGACTCCGTGGTCGCCCCGGCGAACACCGCCACCGCGCGGACCCCGTCGTGCCACGTGGTGGCGGCCACCCGGTCGGTCGTCACCTTGAGCGTCTTGCGCACCTCGCCCGTCTTCACGTCCCGGAACTCCAGGGTGACCGGTTCGGGGTCGTTGCTGAAGTGGAGGGTGCCGACCGAGCCGTCGATCGGGTCGTCCGTCCCGTACTTCTCACCCAGGGCGTACGCGCCCTCGGCGTCCTTGACGAAGAGGAACGTGTCGCCCAGGTCGATGGCGTTGGCGTTGGCGCCGGCCAGACTCCACGCGGCCTTGGCGGCGAGGCCCGGCACCGCGGGCCCGCCGTAGGCCGGCCCCTGAGGCGCGGCGCCGCCGCCGGAACCGGCCGCACCTCCGGAACCGGCCGAGCCGTTGTTCTTCGGTGCGCCGGCGGGCTCCTCGCCGTCGGACGAGCCGCAGCCCGCGACGAGCCCGAGCGACAGGACCAGACCGGCGGCCATCACTGTGTACTTGTTCATGTCCCCGTTGGTTTTCGCAGGTGATCTTGATGTGCTCACGGCAGCATAAGTGTGCGCCGGGACGGCCACCGACGAAGGCAGGGATCTTTACCGCCCCGACACACCGGGACACCGTCGCAGGGGCGTTCAGCCGATCGTGACGACCCGCGCCCACGGCGGCGGGCCCTCCGGGCGGTAGTCCGGGTCGTCCTCGTCGACCGGTCCGGCGGGGCGCGGGAACAGCCCGACGACCGTGCGGCAGGGCGGCTGCGCCGAGGGCCACGGCGTCTGCCCGTCCGTCAGCGCGACGATCACGTCCGGGCGGGGGCGCGAGCGGAGCGCCCGGGTGAAACCGGACCGCAGGTCCGTTCCCCCGCCCCCGATCAGCGCCATGCTCTCCGCACGGCACAGCGGGACCGCCACCCGGGCCGCCGCGTCGCACGACACCACCGACACCAGATCGCGCCGCCCGCCCACCGCTCGCGAGATCGCCGCCACCTCCAGCAGCGCGCCGCCCAGTTCGGCGTCACTCACCGACCCCGAGGTGTCGATCACCACGCACACCCGGGGCGGTTTGCGGCGCAGGCTCGGCAGGACCACCCCGGGGAGCGTGGCCGCGCGGCGGGACGGGCGCCGGTACGTGTGGTCCTCGCCCACCCCCGGCGCGCCCGCCGCCGAGCGGACCGCCGCGCCCAGCAACCTCCGCCACGGCTGCGGCGGGTGGAACGCCTCGTCCGCCCACCTGCGCCACCCCTCCGGCGCCTCGCCCGGCCGGCCCCTGATCCCCTCCGCGACCCGGAAGCGGACCGCGTCCCGCTGCTGCCGGGTGAGCCCCCGCGCCCCGTCGGCCCCCAGCTCCCACGGCCGCCCCTGGCCGTCCGCGCCACCGCCGCAGTCCAGCCACGCCAGGTCCGGGGAGAGCCCGGACATCGACGCCGTACGCAGGTACTCCTCCATCAGCAGCCCGGTGGGCAGCCGCAACAGCGACGGCAGCACGGCGCCGGTCGGCCGGGGCAGGCCGTCACCGTAGATGTCGTCGTTGATCTCGAAGTCTGCGGCGATGTTCCGCCGCAGCCGCTCGAACGGCCCGTACGCCTCGTGCTCCCGTGCGTACCGCTCGCCCCGGCCGTGGTGGTCCCGCAGCAGGTGTGACACCTCGTGCACCCAGACGCCCGCCAGCTCCTCCACCGGCATGCGCGCCACGTAGGCGGGCGACACGTAACAGCGCCAGTGCGCGTCCACCGCCATCGTCGGCACCGACCGGTCCTCCACCACGTGCAGGGCGAACAGCGCGTCGGCGAGGTAAGGGCGGGCCTTGGCCGC
Proteins encoded in this window:
- a CDS encoding serine hydrolase domain-containing protein, translating into MTRTSSRTRTTVRACGALLSAALLAAALQATAAPPASAAKPDGRGGPECVRTEGPLRGDAARVMDIVRKAKGELRLKAVNVRVVDDGREIVTDALGESMTNVPATPDMHFRAGSVVFSYLGTVLLQLVEEGRVGLDDTVDRWLPSLPHADKITLRMLGSATSGLHDYVTDPKFGAVLEAHPFRQWTPKELVGYSLSHPLWYKPGTNWSYSHANFVLLVAALEKITGTRVDELVRQRVTGPLGLHDTRNSFTPDIPGPVLHAFTSDRGLYEESTFWNPSWTTAPGAVITSHICDLARSAEGIGSGELLSRHAYRTLLDPGTVGLGRATKTCPATVCLKQTKDHHFGLGVLVVNGWVVQNPSFSGYAAIKAYLPSQRLAIAVTATQTATTPDGNTAEVVAEHIAAALAPGVPLTVQ
- a CDS encoding DUF2201 family putative metallopeptidase, with protein sequence MEKLMAARLHAAKARPYLADALFALHVVEDRSVPTMAVDAHWRCYVSPAYVARMPVEELAGVWVHEVSHLLRDHHGRGERYAREHEAYGPFERLRRNIAADFEINDDIYGDGLPRPTGAVLPSLLRLPTGLLMEEYLRTASMSGLSPDLAWLDCGGGADGQGRPWELGADGARGLTRQQRDAVRFRVAEGIRGRPGEAPEGWRRWADEAFHPPQPWRRLLGAAVRSAAGAPGVGEDHTYRRPSRRAATLPGVVLPSLRRKPPRVCVVIDTSGSVSDAELGGALLEVAAISRAVGGRRDLVSVVSCDAAARVAVPLCRAESMALIGGGGTDLRSGFTRALRSRPRPDVIVALTDGQTPWPSAQPPCRTVVGLFPRPAGPVDEDDPDYRPEGPPPWARVVTIG
- a CDS encoding PQQ-binding-like beta-propeller repeat protein produces the protein MNKYTVMAAGLVLSLGLVAGCGSSDGEEPAGAPKNNGSAGSGGAAGSGGGAAPQGPAYGGPAVPGLAAKAAWSLAGANANAIDLGDTFLFVKDAEGAYALGEKYGTDDPIDGSVGTLHFSNDPEPVTLEFRDVKTGEVRKTLKVTTDRVAATTWHDGVRAVAVFAGATTESDGLSAEKTTTTVTVYGSDGTELGKAQREGDKFHVAEGHVIEQDGDESLKLTPIDGGAARKVTCTGQLASCSYDPRSNQIDGSQAHAPLITGKYAFHVENASNYENKPEQLVMTELATGKKVWSTADVTPPAGVELTDGKRTTGNLRVMEVRDGKILTAWGVSALSPDTWVTATYDLASGKQLGGSTTYSYADSPHDTVDMEGRSVLSPDRTLAAAETKDGTAVWQPADGKEVWKQKEEENAMQPLRFSPGGVLYGVTKEDQFSETVYLAVDGRTKKVLAKSLPEEYVPLFSRSGYGYMSTEKGFFVFPPAG